In the genome of Mucilaginibacter terrenus, the window TGGAGATTCTGATGAACGAGACCACCTGATTCCGGGGCAAGCTGACCACCAATTCCGGGGCAAACTGACCAGGGGATTCCGGGACAAACTGACCACCCTCAACGTGTAGCAAATGCTGTAGAAGCAACCATCTTTCGGAGGCAACATATACCTCCAAACATGGCCAATTCGACGATCAGCATGAGTAAGATTAGAAAGATTTTAAGGATGTACAGCCAGCAGCGGCCCATAATGACCATCGCTGCCCAGACTGACGCATCCCGGAATACCGTAAAGAAGTACCTGGCATCCTTTAAAGCCAGCGGCTTTACGTTTGAGGAGATAGATGCCTTCAATGATAAGGAGCTGGAAGATCTCTTCGGTAAAAGCAAAGAACACCCGCCTACCAGCCGTATGCAGTCTATGCAACGCTGTTTTCCCCACGTAGATAAAGAACTCAAACGCACCGGTGTCAACCGTTATATGCTATGGGAATCCTACCGCAAAGAGTTTCCTGATGGCTACCAGTACAGCCAATTCTGCTTTTATTACAACCAGTGGAAGGCCAGGGTCAACCCGACCATGCACATGGATCACAAAGCCGGTGATAAGCTTTATGTGGACTTTGCAGGTGAAAAGCTAAGCTATACCGATAAGGATACCGGTGAAGTTATTGCAGTAGAGGTCTTTGTGGCTATCCTCGGAGCCAGCCAGCTTACCTATGTAGAAGCGGTTATGAGCCAGCAAAAGGAAGACTTTATTGCAGCCTGCGAGAATACGCTGCACTTTATTGGTGGCGTTCCTGCCGCCATTGTGCCGGATAACCTGAAGGCTGCCGTAACCAAAAGTAGCCGTTATGAACCTACTTTGAACGAAACGTTTGAGGACTTTGCAGATCATTACGGCACAACCATACTACCAGCGCGGGCGTACCGCCCGCGTGACAAAGCACTGGTAGAAGGTGCCGTTAAGATCATCTATACCAAGATCTACGCGCCTATCAACCGGGTTACCTATCATTCTTTAAAAGAGCTGAATACAGGTATTTGGGAAGCATTGGGAACCCATAACAGCCAGTTGCTTAAAGGACGCAACTACAGCCGCCGACTACAGTTTGAAGAGATCGAACGGCATACCCTGATGCCGTTGCCTGTCCTGCTTTACCAATTCAAAAAGCACTTC includes:
- the istA gene encoding IS21 family transposase; translated protein: MSKIRKILRMYSQQRPIMTIAAQTDASRNTVKKYLASFKASGFTFEEIDAFNDKELEDLFGKSKEHPPTSRMQSMQRCFPHVDKELKRTGVNRYMLWESYRKEFPDGYQYSQFCFYYNQWKARVNPTMHMDHKAGDKLYVDFAGEKLSYTDKDTGEVIAVEVFVAILGASQLTYVEAVMSQQKEDFIAACENTLHFIGGVPAAIVPDNLKAAVTKSSRYEPTLNETFEDFADHYGTTILPARAYRPRDKALVEGAVKIIYTKIYAPINRVTYHSLKELNTGIWEALGTHNSQLLKGRNYSRRLQFEEIERHTLMPLPVLLYQFKKHFYAKVIKNGHVNLGPDKHYYSVPYRFIGKRVKLLYSSTIVEIYSNYERIALHKRAKNPYGYTTDKDHMATTHRFVTDWTPDKFLDWAASIHEDVRLYILKILDRKQHPEQAYKSCLGVLGFAKKAGNERLTMACQRALSYGIHNYKTIQTILENKMDGYEESLFADELPMPNHDNIRGKDYYK